A genomic stretch from Sphingobacterium sp. ML3W includes:
- a CDS encoding flotillin family protein has translation MLYQPLLFLSGLNGIILLIVGLAVFLIFAFFVVLSAFYKKIPQGKAIVRTGVGGTKVAFNKGMYVVPVFHKMEIMDISIKKIEIARMQSEGLICKDNIRADIKVAFFVRVNKNVDDVINVAQNLGCDRASEPETLKSIFESKFSEALKTVGKKFDFIELYEARREFRDEILNIIGTDLNGYILDDCAIDYLEQTDIEHLNPSNILDSEGIKKITELTAKQNINANFIRRDEEKLIKKQNVEAREAILELDRQLAEKEEKQKREIDNIKAREEAEIAKVREEERLKYESVRISTEEQLAVQEENKLRQIIIAEKNKQRTDAVEAERVEKDRALEQTERERIVTLAQIDKERSIETEKKSIQGVIKERVQLEKGVIEEQQGVKDIEVFREVERKKQAGVIAASQEAEEKLITTVKAAEAAKIAAEQEAEKKVIDAEAARKIAEKRAQELLIDAEAKKEASLKEAESRKIIAEAQAKEEAAIGLSEAEVMVAKAEAEEKQGTVQANVIEKKAEAMRKEGLAQAEVVREKALAEAKGIEEKAEAMKKLDGVGKDHEEFKLQLQKERDIELAQINIQKDIAQAQAGVLSEALKTAKIDIVGGETMFFENIVRQVSNAKGFDHLIDNSKHATDIKNSLLGPDGKGDLAEKVRGLADKYGISSNDIKNLTVSAALIKLQQAATDAENGEDAGFINSLFGLAKNLGISNKKL, from the coding sequence AGTTGCCTTCAATAAGGGTATGTATGTCGTCCCTGTTTTCCACAAGATGGAGATCATGGATATCTCAATCAAAAAAATTGAAATCGCCCGTATGCAGAGCGAAGGGTTGATCTGTAAAGACAATATCCGTGCAGATATCAAAGTAGCATTCTTTGTTCGTGTCAACAAAAATGTGGATGATGTGATCAACGTTGCCCAGAATTTGGGATGTGACCGTGCAAGTGAGCCCGAAACTTTAAAGAGCATCTTTGAATCTAAATTTTCTGAAGCCCTAAAGACCGTAGGTAAGAAGTTTGATTTTATCGAATTGTATGAAGCCCGTCGTGAGTTTCGTGATGAAATCCTCAATATCATTGGTACAGACCTGAACGGCTATATCCTTGATGACTGTGCCATCGACTACCTGGAACAAACAGATATCGAACACTTAAATCCCAGCAACATCCTGGATAGTGAAGGTATCAAGAAAATCACCGAGCTGACAGCAAAACAAAATATCAATGCCAATTTCATCCGTCGTGACGAAGAGAAATTGATCAAAAAACAAAACGTAGAAGCACGCGAGGCAATCTTAGAACTGGATCGTCAACTTGCCGAAAAAGAAGAAAAACAAAAACGTGAAATCGATAATATCAAAGCGCGTGAAGAAGCCGAAATAGCAAAAGTACGTGAGGAAGAACGCTTGAAATATGAGAGTGTCCGCATTTCGACCGAAGAGCAGTTGGCTGTACAGGAAGAAAATAAGCTGCGTCAGATAATCATCGCCGAGAAGAACAAGCAACGTACAGATGCTGTAGAAGCAGAACGTGTGGAAAAAGACCGTGCACTGGAACAGACAGAACGTGAGCGTATTGTTACCTTGGCTCAGATTGACAAAGAACGTTCGATTGAGACTGAAAAGAAAAGTATTCAGGGTGTGATCAAAGAACGCGTCCAATTGGAAAAAGGTGTTATTGAAGAACAACAAGGAGTCAAAGATATTGAAGTATTCCGTGAAGTAGAACGGAAGAAACAAGCGGGTGTTATTGCAGCATCACAAGAAGCCGAAGAAAAATTAATTACTACGGTAAAAGCTGCTGAAGCAGCGAAAATTGCTGCAGAACAAGAGGCTGAGAAAAAAGTGATTGACGCCGAAGCAGCGCGTAAAATCGCTGAAAAACGTGCACAGGAATTATTAATAGACGCCGAAGCGAAAAAAGAAGCGTCACTCAAAGAGGCCGAAAGCCGCAAGATCATAGCTGAAGCACAAGCGAAAGAAGAAGCCGCGATAGGTCTGTCGGAAGCTGAAGTAATGGTTGCAAAAGCCGAAGCCGAAGAGAAGCAAGGTACTGTACAGGCAAATGTTATTGAGAAGAAAGCCGAAGCCATGCGCAAAGAAGGTTTAGCACAGGCGGAAGTTGTCCGTGAAAAAGCACTTGCGGAGGCAAAAGGTATCGAAGAGAAAGCAGAGGCCATGAAAAAACTGGATGGTGTTGGTAAAGACCACGAAGAGTTCAAATTACAGTTACAGAAAGAACGTGACATCGAACTTGCGCAGATCAATATCCAAAAAGATATTGCACAAGCACAGGCGGGGGTATTGTCCGAGGCACTTAAAACAGCGAAGATTGACATCGTTGGTGGTGAAACCATGTTCTTCGAAAACATTGTACGTCAGGTATCCAATGCCAAAGGTTTTGACCATCTGATCGACAATTCTAAACATGCGACTGATATCAAAAATTCACTATTGGGCCCAGACGGAAAAGGTGATCTTGCTGAAAAAGTACGTGGATTAGCGGATAAATATGGGATCTCATCCAATGATATCAAGAACTTAACAGTGTCTGCGGCGTTGATCAAATTGCAGCAAGCGGCTACAGACGCTGAGAACGGTGAAGATGCAGGTTTTATCAATTCACTATTTGGGTTGGCAAAAAACTTAGGCATTTCCAATAAAAAGCTGTAA
- a CDS encoding serine hydrolase domain-containing protein: MIRFVLFSIFLCLNIVLVTAQTVQQRLDSLFQSLNQDGELSGAFLVADSGKVVFEKYLGFENSEKTKKITSSSRFELASVSKQFTAMAIMQLEEQGKLSYEDDITKYFPHIKFRNIRIKNLLRHTSGIPDFFGFPEKWFNTKKINNNRDILKTLEERIDSAEFMAGERCSYSNTNYLLLALIVEKVSGQSFVTYMRQHIFKPAGMKNTDVFSARSPKADLKNYAKGMTYNIQTKSFMGVDDFETYKYATYFDGVSGPYGISSTTEDLLKWNRALQNFTLLKRNNFIKAISSDTLTNGKLISKHQMYQGFGWEFTDSTNNENKMHFHTGSYPGYQSIFVRDPKNQRCFMALINKPNTIGVFPLTMAIVAILEKNDIIPSIEREKLTGNITLVEFQLNKLLGTYSCNQQPELKFNIIMDKNEGLQAKLSGQSAIEVYPKNELELFYTAVQAELKFSKENDQITALTLYQNGQELKFNKVK, translated from the coding sequence ATGATACGTTTTGTCCTATTTTCTATTTTCCTGTGTTTAAATATCGTATTGGTAACTGCCCAGACAGTTCAGCAACGATTGGATTCACTATTCCAATCCTTGAATCAAGATGGTGAATTGAGCGGAGCTTTCTTAGTGGCCGACAGTGGTAAAGTTGTTTTTGAAAAATATCTGGGTTTTGAAAATTCAGAAAAAACAAAAAAGATAACTAGCAGCAGCCGTTTTGAATTGGCTTCGGTGAGCAAACAGTTTACGGCGATGGCCATTATGCAATTGGAAGAACAGGGCAAGCTCTCCTATGAAGATGATATTACCAAATATTTCCCACATATAAAATTCAGGAATATCCGTATCAAAAATCTATTGCGTCACACCTCTGGAATTCCAGATTTTTTTGGTTTCCCAGAAAAATGGTTTAACACTAAGAAAATAAATAACAATAGAGATATACTCAAAACACTTGAAGAACGAATAGATTCAGCCGAATTCATGGCTGGCGAACGATGTTCTTATTCAAATACAAATTACCTACTGTTAGCTCTGATTGTAGAAAAAGTATCAGGCCAATCTTTCGTAACATATATGCGACAACATATATTCAAGCCAGCTGGAATGAAAAATACAGATGTATTTTCGGCTCGCTCTCCCAAAGCAGATTTAAAAAACTATGCAAAGGGAATGACCTATAATATTCAGACGAAAAGCTTTATGGGCGTAGATGATTTTGAAACGTATAAGTATGCGACCTATTTTGATGGAGTCAGTGGGCCATATGGAATAAGTAGTACAACTGAAGATCTGCTAAAGTGGAACCGGGCCCTTCAGAATTTTACCCTATTAAAACGAAATAATTTCATAAAAGCCATTTCTAGCGACACACTTACGAATGGAAAACTAATTAGTAAACATCAGATGTATCAGGGATTTGGCTGGGAGTTTACAGATAGTACCAATAATGAAAATAAAATGCATTTTCATACAGGAAGCTATCCTGGATACCAAAGTATATTTGTAAGAGATCCAAAAAATCAGCGGTGTTTTATGGCGCTAATTAATAAGCCAAATACTATAGGTGTCTTTCCCCTAACTATGGCTATAGTGGCAATTCTCGAAAAAAACGATATTATTCCCTCGATAGAAAGGGAAAAACTTACCGGAAATATTACGCTCGTTGAATTCCAGTTAAATAAGCTATTAGGCACATATAGCTGTAACCAGCAGCCTGAATTAAAATTTAATATCATAATGGATAAAAATGAAGGCTTACAAGCTAAGTTATCGGGACAGTCAGCCATTGAAGTCTATCCGAAAAACGAGTTAGAGTTATTTTATACGGCTGTGCAAGCCGAGCTGAAATTCAGCAAAGAAAATGATCAGATCACAGCGCTGACGCTGTATCAAAATGGTCAGGAATTAAAATTCAATAAAGTTAAATAA
- a CDS encoding DNA repair ATPase, translated as MPEENVINQNDSLDQGAYEIIRKRLLTQKEELATKLQRLNEARKEVFNSTSFVLKANQRITTENNCVARGILALDNQCIFGYNVHFGLRTEIKLEDVFSVYAFENNQFIPQSLDLINDQNFISDYQNLYKYYRDSIFSKFRRTENYLYMIFQTSKNPADLKAFKWLIKDGKLQYQDDRSIHEAKLPNQFEFDWTKTTLDDRRLGKYPHISIMDKIFIEAINGDITFKIENNTDSGKGIYSEKVVNADQQLDDADYYYADLGNLIAVRIKPYQEDFRAFVYNQRTKEVINLKSLNESAILLPDNQGIIFSNGYYLQNGTHKVFDAQFEHVSFLRRIASPNGEDFLYIFCQEETNTYILLSYNIIQQHVETPIICNGFTLFKDGSLIYFRTEAEATRHHQVQIWETPYMAMFKENEQKKDDPLYKVGNKQIVQAMAEAQEVIQLINKEDSYEGLYEDILKKSTVLLDSYFWIKDEALSNLGQPLTQIKEVANTAIDEFVKVQAQRKHAAELNLAAEKKMEELTFSINSTVVDKLDQLVHQLADSRRLQGEIIDLKNVKYIDTVSIDSLLEKLQVITSGLAEKTIAFLLRDEALLPYEQKVEQQKKNVEAIVKVYDAKAIEEANSAISSELELLIDILNSLKIDDSTQTTKIIEKISVIFSSLNEVRAQLTRKLNSLKSTEAIAEFSAQLTLLEQSVTNYLELSTTTEKVDEYYTKVIVQLEELESKFSEFEDFALKIADKRDEVIKAFNSRREQIVEQINKRTSSLEQIGLRVLKNIENKSKTFATREEILSFFASDLMIDKIRQLVQELKTLQDVSKAENLENLLKKSQEDALRVLRDKNDLFVDGENIIALGKHKFAVNSQSLSLTLLRRNDELYFHLTGTSFYQKVQAEEINTFQDIWDQELVSENKEVYRAEYLAYKAFLASKGQQDFDAALFITQTVEQSYSEGYVKGVHNVDALLIYDTVKQLDTKLDLLHYDPLLRTMAQLFWQSLSDDQRTKQLALIHSTYTILKTFSNSNRYQSVIDELTKLFNAWETHLDRSTIHGRDLATYLFQTFTSYNTFVVSEQSDELKKAFIRLLESKKSYKLFEADIQNEQFSLVDRFYLTLNWLNSFVDEHPEYLTLRKYIEEAAIMLLYPTHEYHLIIAKDQAHISGLKGNHAILNNGEEHIQYHEFLARLAQFSDYNVPRFVAFSTLKEQLAKSYAKELKIGEFEPKVLTSFVRNKLINEVYFPLIGNNLAKQLGAAGDNKRTARMGMLLLISPPGYGKTTLMEYLAKTMGLHFVKINGPTIGHSITSIDPIEAKTSGEREELKKINLAFEMADNVMLYLDDIQHLNPEFLQKFISLADGQRKIDGIFEGESKTYDLRGKRFCIVMAGNPYTESGSKFQIPDMLANRADVYNLGDVIGDTEALFNLSLIENAAIENSYLEKIASKSFNDFYALVNYAQSVMDQLPDLEGNYLKQDIDDFISVLRHVLKIRNVVIKVNQNYIQSAAMQDNYRTEPPFKMQGSYRNMSKLVAQVVPMMNEQEIDQVLLAHYESESQTLTADTESNLLKLKELAELLNPVELERWETIKEIFRKNNKHGGLAKDDKVFGQLLDFNENLEGIIQAIREYKN; from the coding sequence ATGCCAGAAGAAAACGTAATAAATCAGAACGATAGCCTTGATCAAGGTGCATATGAGATTATCCGAAAGCGACTTCTTACACAAAAAGAAGAACTAGCGACCAAGCTCCAGCGGTTGAATGAAGCCCGTAAAGAAGTCTTCAATTCAACGAGTTTTGTCCTCAAAGCTAATCAACGGATCACCACAGAAAACAACTGTGTTGCCCGCGGCATTCTGGCCTTGGATAATCAATGTATTTTTGGGTATAACGTGCATTTTGGACTGCGTACCGAGATCAAGCTGGAAGATGTTTTCAGTGTTTATGCATTTGAGAATAATCAATTTATTCCGCAGTCCCTAGACCTGATCAACGATCAAAATTTTATCTCAGATTATCAAAACCTATATAAATACTATAGGGACTCCATATTCTCCAAATTTCGTAGGACGGAGAACTATTTGTACATGATCTTTCAGACCAGCAAAAATCCCGCTGACCTCAAAGCATTCAAATGGTTAATCAAAGATGGTAAGCTCCAGTATCAGGATGACCGCAGCATTCATGAAGCCAAATTGCCCAACCAATTTGAATTTGACTGGACAAAAACAACGCTCGATGATCGCCGTCTGGGAAAATATCCCCATATATCCATTATGGATAAGATCTTTATTGAGGCAATCAACGGTGACATCACCTTCAAGATCGAAAACAATACAGACAGTGGCAAAGGGATCTATTCCGAAAAAGTGGTCAATGCAGACCAACAATTGGACGATGCCGATTATTACTATGCAGATCTCGGCAATCTTATTGCGGTACGCATCAAACCTTACCAGGAAGATTTTAGGGCCTTTGTCTATAACCAACGGACGAAGGAAGTAATCAACCTCAAATCACTGAATGAATCAGCAATATTGTTACCGGACAATCAAGGGATTATTTTTTCGAATGGATACTACTTACAAAATGGTACACACAAGGTTTTTGACGCCCAGTTTGAACATGTATCGTTCCTGCGTAGGATAGCCTCCCCCAATGGTGAAGATTTTCTGTATATATTCTGTCAGGAGGAAACCAATACCTATATCCTACTGTCATATAACATCATTCAGCAGCATGTCGAGACCCCGATTATCTGCAACGGATTTACCCTGTTCAAAGATGGTAGCTTAATTTATTTCCGCACCGAGGCAGAAGCCACCAGGCATCATCAGGTTCAGATCTGGGAAACACCCTATATGGCCATGTTCAAAGAAAATGAGCAGAAGAAAGATGATCCCCTCTATAAGGTAGGCAATAAACAGATCGTGCAAGCGATGGCCGAGGCTCAGGAGGTTATACAGCTTATCAACAAAGAGGACAGCTACGAAGGTTTATACGAAGATATCCTCAAAAAATCCACGGTTTTATTGGATTCCTATTTCTGGATAAAAGATGAGGCCTTATCAAATCTTGGCCAGCCATTAACACAGATCAAGGAAGTCGCCAATACCGCTATTGATGAGTTCGTCAAAGTACAGGCACAACGCAAACATGCCGCAGAATTAAATCTAGCAGCAGAAAAGAAGATGGAAGAACTCACCTTCTCCATCAATAGTACCGTTGTAGACAAACTCGATCAGCTCGTCCATCAATTGGCCGACTCCCGTCGTCTTCAGGGTGAAATCATCGACCTTAAAAATGTAAAATATATTGATACGGTCAGCATAGATAGTCTGTTGGAAAAACTGCAGGTTATCACCTCTGGCCTGGCCGAAAAAACCATTGCTTTTCTCCTACGTGATGAAGCCCTGCTTCCTTACGAACAAAAGGTAGAACAGCAGAAGAAAAATGTGGAGGCCATAGTTAAGGTCTACGATGCCAAGGCAATCGAGGAAGCCAATTCGGCCATTTCAAGCGAACTGGAACTATTGATTGATATCCTCAATAGTTTAAAAATTGACGACTCCACACAGACAACCAAAATCATTGAGAAGATTTCGGTTATTTTCTCTTCGCTAAATGAAGTGCGCGCACAGCTAACGCGAAAACTCAATTCATTAAAGAGTACAGAAGCGATAGCCGAGTTCTCTGCGCAGCTGACCCTGTTGGAGCAATCCGTGACCAACTACCTCGAACTGTCAACGACAACCGAAAAGGTAGACGAATATTACACAAAAGTCATCGTTCAGCTGGAAGAGCTCGAAAGTAAGTTTTCTGAATTTGAAGATTTTGCTTTAAAGATCGCGGACAAACGTGATGAAGTTATCAAGGCTTTTAATTCCCGCAGAGAACAAATCGTTGAACAGATCAACAAGCGTACTTCCTCGCTCGAACAGATCGGTCTTCGTGTATTAAAGAACATTGAAAACAAATCCAAGACATTTGCAACGCGGGAAGAGATCCTCAGCTTCTTTGCCTCGGATCTGATGATCGACAAGATCAGACAGTTGGTACAGGAGCTAAAAACACTGCAGGATGTCTCAAAAGCAGAAAACCTTGAAAATCTATTAAAGAAATCACAGGAAGACGCCTTACGGGTTTTACGGGACAAGAATGATCTGTTTGTAGATGGCGAAAATATCATTGCATTGGGCAAGCATAAGTTTGCGGTCAATAGTCAATCCCTTAGCCTTACCTTGCTGCGCAGAAATGATGAACTGTATTTCCACCTGACGGGGACAAGTTTCTATCAAAAAGTGCAGGCCGAGGAAATCAACACTTTTCAGGATATCTGGGATCAGGAACTTGTTTCTGAAAATAAAGAAGTCTATCGTGCAGAATACCTCGCATACAAAGCATTCCTGGCTTCGAAAGGACAACAAGATTTTGATGCTGCATTATTCATCACACAGACTGTGGAGCAAAGTTATTCAGAAGGTTATGTCAAAGGAGTTCACAATGTGGATGCGCTATTGATCTATGATACGGTCAAACAGTTGGATACCAAATTGGATCTGCTTCACTATGATCCCCTATTGCGTACGATGGCTCAGTTATTTTGGCAATCCCTTTCGGATGATCAACGGACAAAGCAGCTGGCACTAATACATTCTACCTACACGATATTAAAAACGTTTTCAAATTCAAATCGTTACCAGTCTGTCATTGATGAACTGACCAAGTTATTCAATGCATGGGAGACACATTTGGATCGCTCCACCATTCATGGCCGTGACCTGGCAACGTACCTTTTTCAGACGTTTACGAGCTACAATACCTTTGTCGTCAGCGAACAGTCCGATGAACTGAAAAAAGCGTTTATTCGATTGCTGGAATCCAAGAAAAGTTACAAGCTATTTGAAGCGGATATTCAGAACGAACAATTTAGCTTGGTAGATCGCTTTTACCTGACCTTAAACTGGCTCAACTCCTTCGTTGATGAGCATCCGGAATATCTTACGCTACGCAAATATATTGAGGAAGCAGCGATCATGTTGCTTTATCCGACCCATGAGTATCACCTGATCATAGCAAAGGACCAGGCACATATCAGCGGATTAAAAGGCAATCATGCGATCCTGAACAATGGAGAAGAACATATCCAATATCATGAGTTTTTAGCACGTTTGGCGCAATTCAGTGATTATAATGTACCGCGTTTTGTGGCTTTCTCCACATTGAAAGAACAGCTTGCGAAGTCTTATGCTAAAGAACTAAAGATCGGTGAGTTTGAGCCCAAAGTACTGACCTCCTTTGTACGTAATAAGCTGATCAACGAAGTTTACTTCCCATTGATCGGAAATAACCTCGCCAAACAGCTGGGAGCCGCTGGCGACAACAAGCGTACGGCCCGTATGGGAATGCTTCTGTTGATCTCGCCGCCGGGTTACGGAAAGACCACCTTAATGGAATATCTAGCCAAGACAATGGGCTTACATTTTGTTAAAATCAATGGCCCGACCATTGGTCATTCGATTACATCCATTGACCCGATTGAAGCGAAAACATCCGGAGAACGGGAAGAGCTCAAAAAGATCAATCTTGCATTTGAGATGGCTGACAATGTCATGCTGTATCTGGATGATATCCAACACTTAAATCCGGAGTTTTTACAGAAATTCATCTCCCTTGCCGATGGTCAACGTAAGATTGATGGCATCTTTGAGGGCGAGAGTAAGACCTATGACCTACGTGGCAAGCGCTTCTGCATCGTGATGGCCGGAAATCCATATACAGAGAGCGGCTCTAAGTTTCAGATTCCCGACATGCTTGCCAACCGGGCCGATGTGTACAATCTCGGTGATGTGATCGGTGATACCGAAGCATTATTCAACCTCAGTTTGATTGAAAATGCGGCTATTGAAAACAGTTACCTCGAAAAAATTGCAAGCAAGTCTTTTAACGACTTCTACGCCCTAGTCAATTATGCACAGTCTGTTATGGATCAATTGCCGGATTTAGAGGGCAACTACCTGAAACAGGATATCGATGACTTTATCTCGGTACTGCGCCATGTACTAAAAATCAGAAATGTCGTGATCAAAGTAAATCAGAATTATATTCAGAGTGCAGCAATGCAGGATAATTACCGTACCGAACCACCATTCAAAATGCAGGGATCCTATCGGAATATGAGCAAGCTGGTTGCACAGGTCGTACCGATGATGAATGAACAGGAAATTGATCAGGTTCTTCTGGCGCACTATGAAAGCGAATCGCAGACACTGACCGCGGATACCGAAAGTAACCTCTTAAAACTAAAAGAGCTTGCCGAGCTGCTAAACCCTGTTGAACTGGAACGTTGGGAAACCATCAAGGAAATCTTCCGCAAGAACAATAAACACGGTGGACTGGCCAAAGACGATAAAGTATTCGGTCAGCTGCTGGACTTCAATGAAAATCTGGAAGGTATTATTCAGGCGATCCGCGAGTATAAGAACTAA
- a CDS encoding bifunctional alpha/beta hydrolase/class I SAM-dependent methyltransferase: MKSGYFKSFDQGELLYRVWNYQQGQKALVVLHRGHEHSERLQEMATDPQFADYSIFAFDLRGHGHTKVPVSPVFMDNVRDLDSFVSYIRSGYGVDTKDVFVIANSIAGVIVSAWVHDFAPPIAGMALLAPAFEIKLYVPLANQMIALGTKLKKDLVIQSYVKAKVLTHDVEQQQAYDADPLISKSINGALLVDLLKAGVRIVEDAATIDIPVIVLSAEKDYVVKNSVQKQFFVSIASKLKTFITLRNFYHGILFESNRQKVYTYLKDFITKAYARQRAEQGLEPDEFSVKEYEKLYHKVMPAAEKLNYAFQKWTLGKIGSLSHGMNLGLQFGFDSGISLDYVYRNEPKGRLGLGKIIDKGYLEAIGWKGIRIRKQHLLRLLEENIEQVKSTGRPVKILDIAGGTGNYLFDIKEKYPEVEIVINEFMLSNIAVGEKIIKKKGLQGIRFSNYDCFDQETYSKLDFAPNIVVISGIFELFGDNEMASRAVYGATSICEENSHLVYTGQPWHPQLKMIAYVLNSHQKKDWVMRRRSQKELDRIMAYNGVYKERMLIDDYGIFTVSSGAVK; this comes from the coding sequence ATGAAATCAGGTTATTTTAAGAGTTTCGATCAAGGGGAACTGCTATATCGTGTTTGGAATTATCAACAGGGACAAAAGGCTTTAGTTGTATTGCACCGTGGACATGAACATTCAGAACGCTTGCAGGAGATGGCTACCGATCCACAGTTTGCCGATTATTCCATCTTTGCATTTGATCTGCGGGGACATGGCCATACCAAAGTGCCCGTATCACCGGTATTCATGGATAATGTGCGCGATCTAGATAGTTTTGTGTCCTATATCCGCTCCGGATATGGGGTTGACACAAAGGATGTCTTTGTCATCGCCAATAGTATTGCCGGGGTCATTGTGAGTGCTTGGGTACATGATTTTGCCCCTCCGATTGCAGGTATGGCTTTATTGGCGCCCGCATTTGAAATCAAACTGTATGTGCCCTTGGCCAATCAGATGATTGCACTAGGGACAAAATTGAAAAAGGATCTTGTTATCCAAAGTTATGTTAAAGCGAAGGTATTGACGCATGATGTTGAACAACAGCAGGCTTATGATGCTGATCCATTGATCTCAAAATCCATTAACGGCGCCCTATTGGTCGACCTATTGAAAGCTGGTGTGCGTATCGTCGAGGATGCAGCCACCATAGATATTCCCGTGATTGTGCTATCTGCCGAAAAGGACTATGTGGTTAAAAACTCGGTGCAAAAGCAATTCTTCGTGTCCATCGCTTCCAAGCTGAAGACATTTATTACCTTACGCAATTTTTATCATGGTATCCTGTTTGAATCCAACAGACAGAAAGTCTATACCTATTTAAAAGATTTTATTACGAAAGCCTATGCAAGGCAAAGGGCTGAGCAGGGGCTGGAGCCTGATGAGTTTTCGGTAAAGGAATATGAGAAATTGTACCATAAGGTGATGCCTGCGGCTGAGAAACTAAACTATGCTTTTCAGAAATGGACTTTAGGCAAGATCGGATCATTGAGTCATGGGATGAACCTAGGGCTTCAGTTTGGTTTTGATTCGGGAATTTCATTGGATTACGTATACCGCAACGAGCCAAAGGGTAGGTTGGGGCTAGGTAAAATTATCGATAAAGGGTACTTGGAAGCGATCGGCTGGAAAGGAATCCGTATACGCAAACAGCATTTATTACGTCTATTAGAAGAGAATATTGAGCAGGTCAAGTCTACAGGCCGGCCTGTGAAAATATTGGATATCGCTGGCGGTACCGGAAATTATTTGTTTGACATCAAAGAAAAATATCCGGAAGTGGAGATCGTGATCAATGAGTTTATGTTGTCAAATATTGCAGTGGGTGAGAAAATCATCAAGAAGAAAGGGCTCCAAGGAATACGTTTCAGCAATTACGACTGTTTTGATCAGGAGACTTACAGCAAACTGGATTTTGCACCTAATATTGTGGTGATCTCCGGTATTTTCGAATTGTTTGGCGACAATGAAATGGCGAGCAGGGCGGTATATGGCGCGACTTCCATTTGTGAGGAAAACAGCCATTTGGTCTATACCGGACAGCCATGGCATCCACAATTGAAAATGATTGCTTATGTGCTGAACAGTCATCAGAAGAAAGATTGGGTCATGCGCCGACGTTCGCAGAAAGAACTGGATCGGATTATGGCTTACAATGGGGTTTACAAGGAGCGGATGCTTATTGACGATTATGGAATATTTACCGTTTCTTCGGGAGCTGTAAAATAG